In Ovis canadensis isolate MfBH-ARS-UI-01 breed Bighorn chromosome 3, ARS-UI_OviCan_v2, whole genome shotgun sequence, one DNA window encodes the following:
- the SEPTIN3 gene encoding neuronal-specific septin-3 isoform X1: protein MDHDFEMQPHGAPGPGNSSRSHLLGHPARPSKLPGGVSPLIPVLRKTFHLDAFSPSHIPQASSRPGLGARAWSESSQETGKSLASRKFSSISLTVHPHRQARPLGPLPSHWEELSSPGREAATHGGRRLPTVGSSSVSLVPGDRVHSEGPGNPGLAKPSRMPTAEKPLVSSYLTLPFQSRLAPSPPGPAGPGSAGPRHPVPVTAHAPARASPGRGKPRSRGIPRPRLHLQRASPTTGPAMAMDLAALDTRPRTASRLSTRTTNRPGLTVNLATPKPSRLDTGIESPDLDTNLGLAMDVATVGTSKPGRGMDSVTPDPDKVGKAIATEGIAQPESTTGGAAMERAAPDPVKLGTARPDTVMLVNTAKLGMTTNSPAVDISRLVIAMGPAVPVTPDPAAGETTLDSVINLATSDVATQPSMLSRSTDAALGHPTADAAMDWATELDRARETKGLPETRTDAAMSELVPEPRPKPAVPMKPVGINPNLLGYIGIDTIIEQMRKKTMKTGFDFNIMVVGQSGLGKSTLVNTLFKSQVSRKASSWNREEKIPKTVEIKAIGHVIEEGGVKMKLTVIDTPGFGDQINNENCWEPIEKYINEQYEKFLKEEVNIARKKRIPDTRVHCCLYFISPTGHSLRPLDLEFMKHLSKVVNIIPVIAKADTMTLEEKSEFKQRVRKELEVNGIEFYPQKEFDEDLEDKTENDKIRQESMPFAVVGSDKEYQVNGKRVLGRKTPWGIIEVENLNHCEFALLRDFVIRTHLQDLKEVTHNIHYETYRAKRLNDNGGLPPGEGLLGTVLPPVPATPCPTAE, encoded by the exons ATGGACCACGACTTTGAGATGCAGCCGCATGGGGCCCCCGGCCCCGGAAACTCCTCCCGCAGCCACCTGCTGGGCCACCCAGCCCGCCCCTCTAAGCTCCCTGGCGGGGTGTCACCTCTCATCCCTGTTCTCAGGAAGACCTTCCATCTGGATGCTTTCTCCCCAAGCCACATCCCACAGGCTTCTAGCCGGCCGGGCCTTGGAGCGAGGGCCTGGAGCGAGTCCTCCCAGGAGACTGGCAAGAGCCTGGCATCCAGGAAGTTCAGTTCCATCTCCTTAACAGTCCATCCGCACAGGCAGGCACggcccctgggccccctgccttctCACTGGGAAGAGCTGTCCAGCCCGGGCAGGGAGGCAGCCACCCACGGAGGAAGGAGGCTGCCCACAGTTGGCTCGTCATCAGTGTCCCTAGTTCCAGGGGACAGGGTCCACTCCGAGGGCCCAGGGAACCCAGGTCTGGCCAAACCCAGCAGGATGCCCACAGCGGAGAAGCCCCTGGTGAGCTCGTACCTGACCCTACCATTCCAGTCCCGCTTGGCTCCGAGTCCACCAGGTCCTGCGGGGCCAGGCTCAGCGGGTCCAAGGCACCCCGTTCCAGTGACTGCACACGCTCCTGCCAGAGCTTCTCCAGGAAGAGGCAAACCCCGGTCCAGGGGTATCCCGAGACCCCGGCTCCATCTCCAAAGGGCCTCCCCTACCACAGGGCCTGCGATGGCCATGGACTTGGCTGCTCTGGATACAAGGCCACGCACAGCCAGCCGTTTATCCACAAGGACCACCAACAGACCCGGCTTGACTGTCAACTTGGCTACACCAAAGCCATCCAGACTGGACACAGGCATTGAGTCCCCTGATCTGGATACCAATCTGGGCTTGGCCATGGATGTGGCTACAGTAGGCACAAGCAAGCCTGGCAGGGGCATGGACTCGGTAACTCCAGACCCAGACAAGGTGGGCAAAGCCATAGCCACAGAGGGCATAGCCCAGCCAGAATCCACCACAGGGGGTGCAGCCATGGAACGGGCAGCCCCAGATCCAGTCAAGCTCGGCACAGCCAGGCCGGACACAGTCATGCTGGTGAACACAGCCAAGCTGGGCATGACTACAAATTCTCCAGCTGTGGATATAAGCAGGCTGGTCATAGCCATGGGTCCAGCTGTGCCAGTCACCCCAGACCCGGCTGCTGGTGAGACCACACTGGACAGTGTCATCAACCTGGCGACATCAGACGTTGCCACCCAGCCATCAATGCTGAGCCGAAGCACAGACGCAGCCCTAGGCCACCCTACAGCAGATGCTGCTATGGACTGGGCCACAGAGCTGGACCGGGCCAGAGAAACCAAAG GGCTCCCAGAGACCAGGACGGACGCAGCCATGTCAGAGCTGGTGCCTGAGCCCAGGCCTAAGCCGGCAGTGCCCATGAAGCCCGTGGGCATCAACCCCAACCTGCTGGGCTACATCGGCATCGACACCATCATCGAGCAGATGCGCAAGAAGACCATGAAGACCGGCTTCGACTTCAACATCATGGTGGTCG GTCAGAGTGGACTGGGCAAGTCAACACTGGTCAACACCCTCTTCAAATCCCAAGTGAGCCGCAAGGCCTCCAGCTGGAACCGGGAGGAGAAGATTCCCAAGACAGTGGAGATCAAAGCTATTGGGCATG TGATCGAGGAGGGTGGTGTCAAGATGAAGCTGACTGTCATTGACACCCCGGGCTTTGGAGACCAGATCAACAATGAAAACTG CTGGGAGCCCATTGAGAAGTACATCAACGAGCAGTACGAGAAGTTCCTGAAGGAGGAGGTGAACATCGCCAGGAAGAAACGCATCCCTGACACTCGCGTCCACTGCTGCCTCTACTTCATCTCCCCGACCGGACACTC CTTGCGACCTCTTGACCTGGAGTTCATGAAACACCTCAGCAAAGTTGTGAACATCATCCCCGTCATTGCTAAGGCTGACACCATGACCCTGGAGGAGAAGTCTGAATTCAAGCAAAGG GTTCGAAAGGAGCTTGAAGTGAATGGCATTGAATTCTACCCCCAGAAGGAATTTGATGAGGATTTGGAGGACAAGACAGAGAATGACAAAATCCGG CAGGAGAGCATGCCTTTCGCTGTGGTGGGAAGTGACAAGGAGTACCAAGTGAATGGCAAGCGGGTCCTCGGCAGGAAAACTCCCTGGGGCATCATTGAAG TGGAAAACCTCAACCACTGTGAGTTTGCCCTGCTTCGAGACTTTGTCATCAG GACGCACCTCCAGGACCTCAAGGAAGTGACACACAACATCCACTATGAGACCTACAGGGCCAAGCGTCTTAATGACAATGGAGGCCTCCCCCCG GGAGAAGGCCTCCTGGGCACTGTCCTTCCACCCGTGCcagccaccccctgccccactgcCGAATGA
- the SEPTIN3 gene encoding neuronal-specific septin-3 isoform X2: MDHDFEMQPHGAPGPGNSSRSHLLGHPARPSKLPGGVSPLIPVLRKTFHLDAFSPSHIPQASSRPGLGARAWSESSQETGKSLASRKFSSISLTVHPHRQARPLGPLPSHWEELSSPGREAATHGGRRLPTVGSSSVSLVPGDRVHSEGPGNPGLAKPSRMPTAEKPLVSSYLTLPFQSRLAPSPPGPAGPGSAGPRHPVPVTAHAPARASPGRGKPRSRGIPRPRLHLQRASPTTGPAMAMDLAALDTRPRTASRLSTRTTNRPGLTVNLATPKPSRLDTGIESPDLDTNLGLAMDVATVGTSKPGRGMDSVTPDPDKVGKAIATEGIAQPESTTGGAAMERAAPDPVKLGTARPDTVMLVNTAKLGMTTNSPAVDISRLVIAMGPAVPVTPDPAAGETTLDSVINLATSDVATQPSMLSRSTDAALGHPTADAAMDWATELDRARETKGLPETRTDAAMSELVPEPRPKPAVPMKPVGINPNLLGYIGIDTIIEQMRKKTMKTGFDFNIMVVVIEEGGVKMKLTVIDTPGFGDQINNENCWEPIEKYINEQYEKFLKEEVNIARKKRIPDTRVHCCLYFISPTGHSLRPLDLEFMKHLSKVVNIIPVIAKADTMTLEEKSEFKQRVRKELEVNGIEFYPQKEFDEDLEDKTENDKIRQESMPFAVVGSDKEYQVNGKRVLGRKTPWGIIEVENLNHCEFALLRDFVIRTHLQDLKEVTHNIHYETYRAKRLNDNGGLPPGEGLLGTVLPPVPATPCPTAE, translated from the exons ATGGACCACGACTTTGAGATGCAGCCGCATGGGGCCCCCGGCCCCGGAAACTCCTCCCGCAGCCACCTGCTGGGCCACCCAGCCCGCCCCTCTAAGCTCCCTGGCGGGGTGTCACCTCTCATCCCTGTTCTCAGGAAGACCTTCCATCTGGATGCTTTCTCCCCAAGCCACATCCCACAGGCTTCTAGCCGGCCGGGCCTTGGAGCGAGGGCCTGGAGCGAGTCCTCCCAGGAGACTGGCAAGAGCCTGGCATCCAGGAAGTTCAGTTCCATCTCCTTAACAGTCCATCCGCACAGGCAGGCACggcccctgggccccctgccttctCACTGGGAAGAGCTGTCCAGCCCGGGCAGGGAGGCAGCCACCCACGGAGGAAGGAGGCTGCCCACAGTTGGCTCGTCATCAGTGTCCCTAGTTCCAGGGGACAGGGTCCACTCCGAGGGCCCAGGGAACCCAGGTCTGGCCAAACCCAGCAGGATGCCCACAGCGGAGAAGCCCCTGGTGAGCTCGTACCTGACCCTACCATTCCAGTCCCGCTTGGCTCCGAGTCCACCAGGTCCTGCGGGGCCAGGCTCAGCGGGTCCAAGGCACCCCGTTCCAGTGACTGCACACGCTCCTGCCAGAGCTTCTCCAGGAAGAGGCAAACCCCGGTCCAGGGGTATCCCGAGACCCCGGCTCCATCTCCAAAGGGCCTCCCCTACCACAGGGCCTGCGATGGCCATGGACTTGGCTGCTCTGGATACAAGGCCACGCACAGCCAGCCGTTTATCCACAAGGACCACCAACAGACCCGGCTTGACTGTCAACTTGGCTACACCAAAGCCATCCAGACTGGACACAGGCATTGAGTCCCCTGATCTGGATACCAATCTGGGCTTGGCCATGGATGTGGCTACAGTAGGCACAAGCAAGCCTGGCAGGGGCATGGACTCGGTAACTCCAGACCCAGACAAGGTGGGCAAAGCCATAGCCACAGAGGGCATAGCCCAGCCAGAATCCACCACAGGGGGTGCAGCCATGGAACGGGCAGCCCCAGATCCAGTCAAGCTCGGCACAGCCAGGCCGGACACAGTCATGCTGGTGAACACAGCCAAGCTGGGCATGACTACAAATTCTCCAGCTGTGGATATAAGCAGGCTGGTCATAGCCATGGGTCCAGCTGTGCCAGTCACCCCAGACCCGGCTGCTGGTGAGACCACACTGGACAGTGTCATCAACCTGGCGACATCAGACGTTGCCACCCAGCCATCAATGCTGAGCCGAAGCACAGACGCAGCCCTAGGCCACCCTACAGCAGATGCTGCTATGGACTGGGCCACAGAGCTGGACCGGGCCAGAGAAACCAAAG GGCTCCCAGAGACCAGGACGGACGCAGCCATGTCAGAGCTGGTGCCTGAGCCCAGGCCTAAGCCGGCAGTGCCCATGAAGCCCGTGGGCATCAACCCCAACCTGCTGGGCTACATCGGCATCGACACCATCATCGAGCAGATGCGCAAGAAGACCATGAAGACCGGCTTCGACTTCAACATCATGGTGGTCG TGATCGAGGAGGGTGGTGTCAAGATGAAGCTGACTGTCATTGACACCCCGGGCTTTGGAGACCAGATCAACAATGAAAACTG CTGGGAGCCCATTGAGAAGTACATCAACGAGCAGTACGAGAAGTTCCTGAAGGAGGAGGTGAACATCGCCAGGAAGAAACGCATCCCTGACACTCGCGTCCACTGCTGCCTCTACTTCATCTCCCCGACCGGACACTC CTTGCGACCTCTTGACCTGGAGTTCATGAAACACCTCAGCAAAGTTGTGAACATCATCCCCGTCATTGCTAAGGCTGACACCATGACCCTGGAGGAGAAGTCTGAATTCAAGCAAAGG GTTCGAAAGGAGCTTGAAGTGAATGGCATTGAATTCTACCCCCAGAAGGAATTTGATGAGGATTTGGAGGACAAGACAGAGAATGACAAAATCCGG CAGGAGAGCATGCCTTTCGCTGTGGTGGGAAGTGACAAGGAGTACCAAGTGAATGGCAAGCGGGTCCTCGGCAGGAAAACTCCCTGGGGCATCATTGAAG TGGAAAACCTCAACCACTGTGAGTTTGCCCTGCTTCGAGACTTTGTCATCAG GACGCACCTCCAGGACCTCAAGGAAGTGACACACAACATCCACTATGAGACCTACAGGGCCAAGCGTCTTAATGACAATGGAGGCCTCCCCCCG GGAGAAGGCCTCCTGGGCACTGTCCTTCCACCCGTGCcagccaccccctgccccactgcCGAATGA
- the SEPTIN3 gene encoding neuronal-specific septin-3 isoform X3, giving the protein MDHDFEMQPHGAPGPGNSSRSHLLGHPARPSKLPGGVSPLIPVLRKTFHLDAFSPSHIPQASSRPGLGARAWSESSQETGKSLASRKFSSISLTVHPHRQARPLGPLPSHWEELSSPGREAATHGGRRLPTVGSSSVSLVPGDRVHSEGPGNPGLAKPSRMPTAEKPLVSSYLTLPFQSRLAPSPPGPAGPGSAGPRHPVPVTAHAPARASPGRGKPRSRGIPRPRLHLQRASPTTGPAMAMDLAALDTRPRTASRLSTRTTNRPGLTVNLATPKPSRLDTGIESPDLDTNLGLAMDVATVGTSKPGRGMDSVTPDPDKVGKAIATEGIAQPESTTGGAAMERAAPDPVKLGTARPDTVMLVNTAKLGMTTNSPAVDISRLVIAMGPAVPVTPDPAAGETTLDSVINLATSDVATQPSMLSRSTDAALGHPTADAAMDWATELDRARETKGQSGLGKSTLVNTLFKSQVSRKASSWNREEKIPKTVEIKAIGHVIEEGGVKMKLTVIDTPGFGDQINNENCWEPIEKYINEQYEKFLKEEVNIARKKRIPDTRVHCCLYFISPTGHSLRPLDLEFMKHLSKVVNIIPVIAKADTMTLEEKSEFKQRVRKELEVNGIEFYPQKEFDEDLEDKTENDKIRQESMPFAVVGSDKEYQVNGKRVLGRKTPWGIIEVENLNHCEFALLRDFVIRTHLQDLKEVTHNIHYETYRAKRLNDNGGLPPGEGLLGTVLPPVPATPCPTAE; this is encoded by the exons ATGGACCACGACTTTGAGATGCAGCCGCATGGGGCCCCCGGCCCCGGAAACTCCTCCCGCAGCCACCTGCTGGGCCACCCAGCCCGCCCCTCTAAGCTCCCTGGCGGGGTGTCACCTCTCATCCCTGTTCTCAGGAAGACCTTCCATCTGGATGCTTTCTCCCCAAGCCACATCCCACAGGCTTCTAGCCGGCCGGGCCTTGGAGCGAGGGCCTGGAGCGAGTCCTCCCAGGAGACTGGCAAGAGCCTGGCATCCAGGAAGTTCAGTTCCATCTCCTTAACAGTCCATCCGCACAGGCAGGCACggcccctgggccccctgccttctCACTGGGAAGAGCTGTCCAGCCCGGGCAGGGAGGCAGCCACCCACGGAGGAAGGAGGCTGCCCACAGTTGGCTCGTCATCAGTGTCCCTAGTTCCAGGGGACAGGGTCCACTCCGAGGGCCCAGGGAACCCAGGTCTGGCCAAACCCAGCAGGATGCCCACAGCGGAGAAGCCCCTGGTGAGCTCGTACCTGACCCTACCATTCCAGTCCCGCTTGGCTCCGAGTCCACCAGGTCCTGCGGGGCCAGGCTCAGCGGGTCCAAGGCACCCCGTTCCAGTGACTGCACACGCTCCTGCCAGAGCTTCTCCAGGAAGAGGCAAACCCCGGTCCAGGGGTATCCCGAGACCCCGGCTCCATCTCCAAAGGGCCTCCCCTACCACAGGGCCTGCGATGGCCATGGACTTGGCTGCTCTGGATACAAGGCCACGCACAGCCAGCCGTTTATCCACAAGGACCACCAACAGACCCGGCTTGACTGTCAACTTGGCTACACCAAAGCCATCCAGACTGGACACAGGCATTGAGTCCCCTGATCTGGATACCAATCTGGGCTTGGCCATGGATGTGGCTACAGTAGGCACAAGCAAGCCTGGCAGGGGCATGGACTCGGTAACTCCAGACCCAGACAAGGTGGGCAAAGCCATAGCCACAGAGGGCATAGCCCAGCCAGAATCCACCACAGGGGGTGCAGCCATGGAACGGGCAGCCCCAGATCCAGTCAAGCTCGGCACAGCCAGGCCGGACACAGTCATGCTGGTGAACACAGCCAAGCTGGGCATGACTACAAATTCTCCAGCTGTGGATATAAGCAGGCTGGTCATAGCCATGGGTCCAGCTGTGCCAGTCACCCCAGACCCGGCTGCTGGTGAGACCACACTGGACAGTGTCATCAACCTGGCGACATCAGACGTTGCCACCCAGCCATCAATGCTGAGCCGAAGCACAGACGCAGCCCTAGGCCACCCTACAGCAGATGCTGCTATGGACTGGGCCACAGAGCTGGACCGGGCCAGAGAAACCAAAG GTCAGAGTGGACTGGGCAAGTCAACACTGGTCAACACCCTCTTCAAATCCCAAGTGAGCCGCAAGGCCTCCAGCTGGAACCGGGAGGAGAAGATTCCCAAGACAGTGGAGATCAAAGCTATTGGGCATG TGATCGAGGAGGGTGGTGTCAAGATGAAGCTGACTGTCATTGACACCCCGGGCTTTGGAGACCAGATCAACAATGAAAACTG CTGGGAGCCCATTGAGAAGTACATCAACGAGCAGTACGAGAAGTTCCTGAAGGAGGAGGTGAACATCGCCAGGAAGAAACGCATCCCTGACACTCGCGTCCACTGCTGCCTCTACTTCATCTCCCCGACCGGACACTC CTTGCGACCTCTTGACCTGGAGTTCATGAAACACCTCAGCAAAGTTGTGAACATCATCCCCGTCATTGCTAAGGCTGACACCATGACCCTGGAGGAGAAGTCTGAATTCAAGCAAAGG GTTCGAAAGGAGCTTGAAGTGAATGGCATTGAATTCTACCCCCAGAAGGAATTTGATGAGGATTTGGAGGACAAGACAGAGAATGACAAAATCCGG CAGGAGAGCATGCCTTTCGCTGTGGTGGGAAGTGACAAGGAGTACCAAGTGAATGGCAAGCGGGTCCTCGGCAGGAAAACTCCCTGGGGCATCATTGAAG TGGAAAACCTCAACCACTGTGAGTTTGCCCTGCTTCGAGACTTTGTCATCAG GACGCACCTCCAGGACCTCAAGGAAGTGACACACAACATCCACTATGAGACCTACAGGGCCAAGCGTCTTAATGACAATGGAGGCCTCCCCCCG GGAGAAGGCCTCCTGGGCACTGTCCTTCCACCCGTGCcagccaccccctgccccactgcCGAATGA
- the SEPTIN3 gene encoding neuronal-specific septin-3 isoform X4 produces MDHDFEMQPHGAPGPGNSSRSHLLGHPARPSKLPGGVSPLIPVLRKTFHLDAFSPSHIPQASSRPGLGARAWSESSQETGKSLASRKFSSISLTVHPHRQARPLGPLPSHWEELSSPGREAATHGGRRLPTVGSSSVSLVPGDRVHSEGPGNPGLAKPSRMPTAEKPLVSSYLTLPFQSRLAPSPPGPAGPGSAGPRHPVPVTAHAPARASPGRGKPRSRGIPRPRLHLQRASPTTGPAMAMDLAALDTRPRTASRLSTRTTNRPGLTVNLATPKPSRLDTGIESPDLDTNLGLAMDVATVGTSKPGRGMDSVTPDPDKVGKAIATEGIAQPESTTGGAAMERAAPDPVKLGTARPDTVMLVNTAKLGMTTNSPAVDISRLVIAMGPAVPVTPDPAAGETTLDSVINLATSDVATQPSMLSRSTDAALGHPTADAAMDWATELDRARETKVIEEGGVKMKLTVIDTPGFGDQINNENCWEPIEKYINEQYEKFLKEEVNIARKKRIPDTRVHCCLYFISPTGHSLRPLDLEFMKHLSKVVNIIPVIAKADTMTLEEKSEFKQRVRKELEVNGIEFYPQKEFDEDLEDKTENDKIRQESMPFAVVGSDKEYQVNGKRVLGRKTPWGIIEVENLNHCEFALLRDFVIRTHLQDLKEVTHNIHYETYRAKRLNDNGGLPPGEGLLGTVLPPVPATPCPTAE; encoded by the exons ATGGACCACGACTTTGAGATGCAGCCGCATGGGGCCCCCGGCCCCGGAAACTCCTCCCGCAGCCACCTGCTGGGCCACCCAGCCCGCCCCTCTAAGCTCCCTGGCGGGGTGTCACCTCTCATCCCTGTTCTCAGGAAGACCTTCCATCTGGATGCTTTCTCCCCAAGCCACATCCCACAGGCTTCTAGCCGGCCGGGCCTTGGAGCGAGGGCCTGGAGCGAGTCCTCCCAGGAGACTGGCAAGAGCCTGGCATCCAGGAAGTTCAGTTCCATCTCCTTAACAGTCCATCCGCACAGGCAGGCACggcccctgggccccctgccttctCACTGGGAAGAGCTGTCCAGCCCGGGCAGGGAGGCAGCCACCCACGGAGGAAGGAGGCTGCCCACAGTTGGCTCGTCATCAGTGTCCCTAGTTCCAGGGGACAGGGTCCACTCCGAGGGCCCAGGGAACCCAGGTCTGGCCAAACCCAGCAGGATGCCCACAGCGGAGAAGCCCCTGGTGAGCTCGTACCTGACCCTACCATTCCAGTCCCGCTTGGCTCCGAGTCCACCAGGTCCTGCGGGGCCAGGCTCAGCGGGTCCAAGGCACCCCGTTCCAGTGACTGCACACGCTCCTGCCAGAGCTTCTCCAGGAAGAGGCAAACCCCGGTCCAGGGGTATCCCGAGACCCCGGCTCCATCTCCAAAGGGCCTCCCCTACCACAGGGCCTGCGATGGCCATGGACTTGGCTGCTCTGGATACAAGGCCACGCACAGCCAGCCGTTTATCCACAAGGACCACCAACAGACCCGGCTTGACTGTCAACTTGGCTACACCAAAGCCATCCAGACTGGACACAGGCATTGAGTCCCCTGATCTGGATACCAATCTGGGCTTGGCCATGGATGTGGCTACAGTAGGCACAAGCAAGCCTGGCAGGGGCATGGACTCGGTAACTCCAGACCCAGACAAGGTGGGCAAAGCCATAGCCACAGAGGGCATAGCCCAGCCAGAATCCACCACAGGGGGTGCAGCCATGGAACGGGCAGCCCCAGATCCAGTCAAGCTCGGCACAGCCAGGCCGGACACAGTCATGCTGGTGAACACAGCCAAGCTGGGCATGACTACAAATTCTCCAGCTGTGGATATAAGCAGGCTGGTCATAGCCATGGGTCCAGCTGTGCCAGTCACCCCAGACCCGGCTGCTGGTGAGACCACACTGGACAGTGTCATCAACCTGGCGACATCAGACGTTGCCACCCAGCCATCAATGCTGAGCCGAAGCACAGACGCAGCCCTAGGCCACCCTACAGCAGATGCTGCTATGGACTGGGCCACAGAGCTGGACCGGGCCAGAGAAACCAAAG TGATCGAGGAGGGTGGTGTCAAGATGAAGCTGACTGTCATTGACACCCCGGGCTTTGGAGACCAGATCAACAATGAAAACTG CTGGGAGCCCATTGAGAAGTACATCAACGAGCAGTACGAGAAGTTCCTGAAGGAGGAGGTGAACATCGCCAGGAAGAAACGCATCCCTGACACTCGCGTCCACTGCTGCCTCTACTTCATCTCCCCGACCGGACACTC CTTGCGACCTCTTGACCTGGAGTTCATGAAACACCTCAGCAAAGTTGTGAACATCATCCCCGTCATTGCTAAGGCTGACACCATGACCCTGGAGGAGAAGTCTGAATTCAAGCAAAGG GTTCGAAAGGAGCTTGAAGTGAATGGCATTGAATTCTACCCCCAGAAGGAATTTGATGAGGATTTGGAGGACAAGACAGAGAATGACAAAATCCGG CAGGAGAGCATGCCTTTCGCTGTGGTGGGAAGTGACAAGGAGTACCAAGTGAATGGCAAGCGGGTCCTCGGCAGGAAAACTCCCTGGGGCATCATTGAAG TGGAAAACCTCAACCACTGTGAGTTTGCCCTGCTTCGAGACTTTGTCATCAG GACGCACCTCCAGGACCTCAAGGAAGTGACACACAACATCCACTATGAGACCTACAGGGCCAAGCGTCTTAATGACAATGGAGGCCTCCCCCCG GGAGAAGGCCTCCTGGGCACTGTCCTTCCACCCGTGCcagccaccccctgccccactgcCGAATGA
- the SEPTIN3 gene encoding neuronal-specific septin-3 isoform X6 → MSKGLPETRTDAAMSELVPEPRPKPAVPMKPVGINPNLLGYIGIDTIIEQMRKKTMKTGFDFNIMVVGQSGLGKSTLVNTLFKSQVSRKASSWNREEKIPKTVEIKAIGHVIEEGGVKMKLTVIDTPGFGDQINNENCWEPIEKYINEQYEKFLKEEVNIARKKRIPDTRVHCCLYFISPTGHSLRPLDLEFMKHLSKVVNIIPVIAKADTMTLEEKSEFKQRVRKELEVNGIEFYPQKEFDEDLEDKTENDKIRESMPFAVVGSDKEYQVNGKRVLGRKTPWGIIEVENLNHCEFALLRDFVIRTHLQDLKEVTHNIHYETYRAKRLNDNGGLPPGEGLLGTVLPPVPATPCPTAE, encoded by the exons ATGTCCAAAG GGCTCCCAGAGACCAGGACGGACGCAGCCATGTCAGAGCTGGTGCCTGAGCCCAGGCCTAAGCCGGCAGTGCCCATGAAGCCCGTGGGCATCAACCCCAACCTGCTGGGCTACATCGGCATCGACACCATCATCGAGCAGATGCGCAAGAAGACCATGAAGACCGGCTTCGACTTCAACATCATGGTGGTCG GTCAGAGTGGACTGGGCAAGTCAACACTGGTCAACACCCTCTTCAAATCCCAAGTGAGCCGCAAGGCCTCCAGCTGGAACCGGGAGGAGAAGATTCCCAAGACAGTGGAGATCAAAGCTATTGGGCATG TGATCGAGGAGGGTGGTGTCAAGATGAAGCTGACTGTCATTGACACCCCGGGCTTTGGAGACCAGATCAACAATGAAAACTG CTGGGAGCCCATTGAGAAGTACATCAACGAGCAGTACGAGAAGTTCCTGAAGGAGGAGGTGAACATCGCCAGGAAGAAACGCATCCCTGACACTCGCGTCCACTGCTGCCTCTACTTCATCTCCCCGACCGGACACTC CTTGCGACCTCTTGACCTGGAGTTCATGAAACACCTCAGCAAAGTTGTGAACATCATCCCCGTCATTGCTAAGGCTGACACCATGACCCTGGAGGAGAAGTCTGAATTCAAGCAAAGG GTTCGAAAGGAGCTTGAAGTGAATGGCATTGAATTCTACCCCCAGAAGGAATTTGATGAGGATTTGGAGGACAAGACAGAGAATGACAAAATCCGG GAGAGCATGCCTTTCGCTGTGGTGGGAAGTGACAAGGAGTACCAAGTGAATGGCAAGCGGGTCCTCGGCAGGAAAACTCCCTGGGGCATCATTGAAG TGGAAAACCTCAACCACTGTGAGTTTGCCCTGCTTCGAGACTTTGTCATCAG GACGCACCTCCAGGACCTCAAGGAAGTGACACACAACATCCACTATGAGACCTACAGGGCCAAGCGTCTTAATGACAATGGAGGCCTCCCCCCG GGAGAAGGCCTCCTGGGCACTGTCCTTCCACCCGTGCcagccaccccctgccccactgcCGAATGA